Proteins encoded in a region of the Candidatus Binatia bacterium genome:
- a CDS encoding BamA/TamA family outer membrane protein, with amino-acid sequence MLFSSAAAIERLEVEQAIAQLLPQDRLPVDPRPDGTPEPPPDGAQDGAPDGVPDGAPAASAEADDGIDLLGTRSWALLPQVGFGPATGILGGVKFVDRNLLGNRTTFDIEGFYSQNEQNVVRLTVATPPLLDDQLLILFRGAYEKDPQRRFWGLGNNDQGPEPASVNGIEDIRAGLTFSWRPIQRLSLNVESGWRRVNISDGNGLDDLPFTTDEFPALTGIEGGDVSPLALSLVWTSRDDIFNPTEGWRLILKALHTNRDLGSDFEYTQFIGDLGFVYSFFDDNLTLAARANGEQILGPDQAVPYWEMAELGGDDTLRGFFPHRFYGTGRVVVNTEVRFPIADFDFFNLWRVRIGGVAFGDTGRVFISDQAIREEEGESARAEVNRYRWDYGGGVRISLSEALVARIDVGFSEEETALVYLAFGQTF; translated from the coding sequence GTGCTGTTCTCTTCTGCGGCCGCCATCGAGCGCCTGGAAGTCGAGCAGGCGATCGCGCAGCTCTTGCCGCAAGACAGATTGCCAGTGGACCCGAGGCCGGACGGGACGCCCGAGCCGCCGCCGGACGGGGCGCAGGATGGGGCGCCGGACGGGGTGCCGGATGGGGCGCCGGCCGCGTCCGCCGAGGCCGACGACGGGATTGACCTGCTCGGGACCCGGAGTTGGGCGCTCCTGCCGCAGGTCGGCTTCGGTCCGGCGACCGGGATTCTCGGTGGCGTCAAGTTCGTCGACCGCAATCTCCTCGGCAACCGCACGACCTTCGACATCGAGGGCTTCTATTCGCAGAACGAACAGAACGTGGTGCGGCTCACGGTCGCGACGCCGCCGCTGCTCGACGATCAGCTGCTGATCCTGTTTCGCGGCGCGTACGAGAAGGATCCACAGCGTCGCTTCTGGGGCCTCGGCAACAATGATCAGGGTCCCGAGCCTGCATCGGTCAATGGGATCGAGGACATCCGAGCCGGTCTGACGTTCTCGTGGCGCCCGATACAACGGCTCTCCCTCAACGTGGAGAGCGGCTGGCGTCGCGTGAACATCAGCGACGGCAATGGGCTCGACGACCTCCCGTTCACGACCGACGAGTTCCCCGCCCTCACTGGGATCGAGGGGGGCGACGTGAGTCCTCTCGCGCTTTCGCTCGTCTGGACCTCGCGCGACGACATCTTCAACCCCACCGAGGGCTGGCGACTCATCCTGAAGGCCCTCCACACGAATCGCGACCTCGGGAGCGACTTCGAGTACACGCAGTTCATCGGGGACCTGGGCTTCGTCTACTCCTTCTTCGACGACAACCTCACGCTTGCTGCGCGGGCGAACGGGGAGCAGATCCTTGGCCCGGATCAGGCGGTGCCCTACTGGGAGATGGCCGAGCTCGGCGGGGACGATACGCTACGAGGCTTCTTCCCGCACCGCTTCTACGGGACGGGGCGCGTCGTGGTGAATACCGAGGTCCGCTTTCCAATCGCCGACTTCGACTTCTTCAACCTCTGGCGCGTGCGTATCGGTGGCGTTGCCTTCGGCGATACCGGCCGGGTGTTCATCAGCGACCAGGCGATTCGGGAAGAAGAGGGCGAGTCCGCGCGGGCGGAAGTGAATCGCTACCGATGGGACTACGGCGGTGGCGTACGGATCAGTTTGTCCGAGGCGCTGGTCGCGCGGATCGACGTGGGTTTCAGCGAAGAGGAAACTGCGCTGGTCTATCTGGCCTTCGGCCAGACCTTCTGA
- a CDS encoding aldehyde ferredoxin oxidoreductase C-terminal domain-containing protein: MDKILRIDMTNLKVTDEPFPEEWQLLGGRALSAKILLKEVDPACDALGPENKVVIAPGVLSGSVAPTSGRMSVGGKSALTGGIKEANSGGQAGQKLMRLGYRCAIVEGKAKDADKRYKVVVNKDGYEMVEAPELKMLRTYAAAEKLHETCSERAAYVLVGSAGELGLQGASVAFTDEGARRPTRHAARGGLGASLGVKGLKAIVVDDEGTKARLPEDMPTFKKYIANMSKEYKAGPQIFAKGTSTTVPVANMLHTFPTRNRRLMQFDGADKLDGERIQENFAERGGGMHHCMTGCIVSCSNVVHGPDGKHVTSALEFETLTLCGSNCEIDDLDIVAKMDRLCDELGLDTIETGGAIGVAMEAGALAFGDGPAALALMEKIDKGDDVAETVGRGVCATAAKFNIDRVPAVGGQGLPAWEPRTLNATGVTYATSAMGADHTAGLIIGAPEDPAKASQEAQLVNALCDSSGFCQFQQPSIADIATLYSAMVGRDVTFEEAAEIGWQCMNDEWEFNRKAGRPPEQGDLPDWCRTEKVPGNDAVYAVDRATMDKVFTRYPISDELRAMKAVG; this comes from the coding sequence ATGGACAAGATTCTTCGCATCGACATGACGAACCTGAAGGTCACCGACGAGCCCTTCCCCGAGGAGTGGCAGTTGCTCGGCGGCCGGGCCCTGTCGGCCAAGATCCTCTTGAAGGAAGTGGACCCGGCGTGTGACGCGCTCGGCCCAGAGAACAAGGTCGTGATCGCCCCGGGCGTGCTCTCGGGCTCGGTCGCTCCGACTTCCGGCCGAATGAGTGTCGGTGGTAAGAGCGCTCTCACCGGCGGGATCAAAGAGGCCAACTCGGGCGGGCAGGCCGGCCAGAAGCTGATGCGTCTCGGCTATCGCTGCGCGATCGTCGAAGGCAAGGCGAAGGATGCCGACAAGCGCTACAAGGTCGTCGTCAACAAAGACGGCTACGAGATGGTCGAAGCTCCGGAGCTGAAGATGCTGCGTACCTACGCGGCAGCCGAGAAGCTCCACGAGACATGCTCCGAGCGAGCGGCCTACGTGCTGGTCGGGTCGGCTGGCGAGCTCGGTCTCCAGGGCGCGAGCGTTGCGTTCACCGACGAGGGCGCCCGTCGCCCGACGCGTCATGCGGCGCGCGGCGGCCTCGGCGCCTCTCTGGGCGTGAAGGGTCTGAAGGCAATCGTCGTCGACGACGAGGGCACCAAGGCTCGTCTCCCCGAAGACATGCCGACGTTCAAGAAGTACATCGCGAACATGTCCAAGGAGTACAAAGCGGGCCCGCAGATCTTTGCGAAGGGCACGTCGACCACGGTCCCCGTCGCGAACATGTTGCACACCTTCCCGACGCGGAACCGTCGCCTGATGCAGTTTGATGGCGCCGACAAGCTCGACGGTGAGCGCATCCAGGAGAACTTCGCCGAGCGTGGCGGTGGCATGCACCATTGCATGACCGGCTGCATCGTTTCGTGCTCGAACGTCGTGCACGGTCCGGACGGCAAGCATGTCACGTCCGCTCTCGAGTTCGAGACCCTGACGCTGTGTGGGTCGAACTGTGAGATCGACGATCTCGACATCGTCGCGAAGATGGATCGCCTCTGTGATGAGCTCGGCCTCGACACGATCGAGACCGGCGGCGCGATCGGCGTTGCCATGGAAGCCGGCGCGCTCGCCTTCGGCGATGGTCCGGCGGCTCTCGCTCTGATGGAGAAGATCGACAAGGGCGACGATGTCGCCGAGACGGTGGGCCGCGGTGTCTGCGCGACCGCCGCGAAGTTCAACATCGATCGCGTTCCCGCGGTCGGTGGTCAGGGCCTCCCGGCATGGGAGCCTCGGACGCTGAACGCGACAGGCGTCACGTACGCCACCAGCGCGATGGGCGCCGACCACACGGCCGGACTCATCATCGGCGCTCCGGAAGATCCGGCGAAGGCCTCGCAGGAGGCGCAGCTCGTCAACGCCCTCTGTGATTCCAGCGGTTTCTGCCAGTTCCAGCAGCCGTCGATCGCGGATATCGCCACGCTCTACAGCGCGATGGTCGGTCGCGACGTCACCTTCGAAGAGGCGGCCGAGATCGGTTGGCAGTGCATGAACGATGAGTGGGAATTCAACCGCAAGGCGGGTCGCCCGCCTGAGCAGGGCGATCTCCCCGACTGGTGCCGCACGGAGAAGGTTCCCGGCAACGACGCGGTCTACGCCGTGGACCGCGCCACGATGGACAAGGTCTTCACGCGTTACCCAATCTCGGACGAGCTCCGCGCCATGAAGGCGGTGGGCTGA
- a CDS encoding SGNH/GDSL hydrolase family protein, producing the protein MKLLNQILACLVTGLMLLVVVEGGLRLIGFGPAPTMNQFDGALGWTKTRDASIRRQTGEFDVTLETNSRGLREPESVGYAKSADAKRVLVIGDSFTLGYTVDRPDTISGLLGARLVAEGRNVEVLNGGTEGYSTDQEVLWLAREGARYAPDVVVLQMYENDIFWNGQDSYLRYPKPRFPVSADGVPGTLVPLVDPGLRSWWVRNTALGNLLSKTFSSQTVPMLDGPRPLPAEWGVRLSADAQGWPETAAALRAFVTVAANIGAEPLVLVVPDKAQIDPVARGGMQQIISDPVYDPERPFLGMVQRAEQAGLEVVDPRTALLAASKSGAEAVYFERDWHTNALGNRALAGELADALASPRLLGAPPRAAGDWAPVIDSGAGGGGLGRALLIAAGIWLVLGTLFLRRFPDQGAVGSYGPVAALIGFVLVFIYSVDWLAGFLPVWLQRFVPGIVVGAILGASIWYLRKRLGVMAELFGTFVRRGQWYVLPVLAGLLSLGALLVVAASSPWLAPFIYTLF; encoded by the coding sequence GTGAAGCTTCTCAATCAGATCCTCGCCTGTCTCGTTACTGGCCTCATGCTTCTCGTCGTGGTCGAGGGGGGCCTGCGGCTGATCGGGTTCGGACCGGCGCCGACGATGAATCAGTTCGATGGTGCCCTCGGGTGGACCAAGACTCGCGACGCCTCGATCCGCCGCCAGACCGGCGAGTTCGACGTGACCCTCGAGACCAACAGCCGCGGTCTGCGTGAGCCGGAGTCGGTCGGTTACGCGAAGTCGGCGGACGCGAAGCGCGTGCTCGTCATCGGGGACTCGTTCACGCTCGGCTACACTGTCGATCGCCCGGACACGATCTCCGGCCTGCTCGGCGCGAGGCTCGTCGCGGAGGGTCGGAACGTCGAAGTGCTGAACGGTGGCACCGAAGGGTATTCGACCGATCAAGAAGTCCTTTGGCTCGCTCGGGAGGGCGCGCGGTACGCCCCCGACGTCGTCGTTCTGCAGATGTACGAGAACGACATCTTCTGGAACGGGCAGGACAGTTACCTCCGGTACCCGAAGCCGCGTTTCCCGGTGTCTGCGGATGGCGTGCCGGGCACGCTCGTTCCCCTGGTCGATCCGGGGCTGCGTTCGTGGTGGGTGCGAAACACTGCGCTGGGCAATCTCCTCAGCAAGACCTTCTCGTCGCAGACGGTTCCGATGTTGGACGGTCCGCGCCCATTGCCGGCGGAGTGGGGTGTGCGCCTCAGCGCCGATGCACAGGGATGGCCCGAGACCGCCGCGGCTCTGCGAGCGTTTGTGACCGTCGCCGCGAACATCGGTGCCGAACCGCTCGTCCTGGTCGTTCCGGACAAGGCGCAGATCGATCCGGTCGCGCGCGGCGGCATGCAGCAGATCATAAGTGACCCCGTCTACGATCCCGAACGTCCCTTTCTCGGCATGGTCCAGCGGGCAGAACAGGCCGGCCTCGAGGTCGTGGATCCGCGAACCGCGCTCCTCGCTGCCTCGAAGAGTGGTGCCGAAGCCGTGTACTTCGAGCGGGACTGGCACACGAACGCGCTCGGGAACCGGGCTCTCGCCGGCGAGCTCGCAGACGCGCTGGCCTCGCCGCGGCTCCTAGGCGCGCCGCCCCGGGCGGCCGGCGACTGGGCCCCCGTGATCGATTCCGGGGCGGGTGGAGGCGGGCTCGGCCGGGCTCTGCTGATCGCGGCTGGAATCTGGCTCGTCCTCGGGACGCTTTTCTTACGCCGGTTTCCCGATCAGGGGGCGGTCGGGAGCTACGGGCCAGTGGCGGCGCTCATCGGCTTCGTCCTGGTCTTCATCTACTCCGTCGATTGGCTGGCCGGGTTCCTGCCGGTCTGGCTCCAACGGTTCGTGCCCGGAATCGTCGTGGGGGCGATTCTGGGGGCGTCGATCTGGTATCTACGGAAACGTCTCGGTGTCATGGCCGAGCTATTTGGTACATTCGTACGGCGAGGGCAGTGGTATGTACTGCCGGTCCTGGCCGGTTTGCTGTCGTTGGGCGCGCTTCTGGTCGTGGCGGCTTCGTCGCCGTGGCTGGCGCCTTTCATCTATACGCTGTTCTGA
- a CDS encoding tetratricopeptide repeat protein, producing MAAKPSRGFRLAGVLMVATIVVACGSARRTVTPGIRDRAHSLEEASYETSLSGDLERAAILEQRAVDAYRSIDDVDAVAGGLNRLGNLHQRAGDLAAARRVYIEAGDIARQSGAIGQEAAAENNLGTLAETGGDLGAAQSHYAAALGLARQAEDPLVEAAALNNLGLLALSAGDLALASNRFEAALSIDRSEEDRAGEATRLRNLGAMHRRAGDSAAALGSLEQAHQIDREREDVPAIALDLVGLSEVRAAGGADLARAVGERRRAQDIHRFLHDEAAVRHDGERIAEWCRGLPTPPADCKAAER from the coding sequence ATGGCCGCTAAACCCAGCAGGGGGTTCCGGCTCGCTGGCGTGTTGATGGTCGCGACGATTGTCGTCGCGTGCGGTAGTGCTCGGCGGACGGTGACGCCGGGGATCCGCGACCGAGCCCATTCCCTCGAAGAGGCGAGCTACGAGACCTCGCTCAGCGGCGACCTAGAGCGCGCGGCCATCCTCGAGCAGCGGGCCGTAGATGCGTATCGCAGCATCGACGACGTCGATGCGGTCGCCGGTGGACTGAACCGTCTCGGGAACCTGCACCAACGCGCCGGGGATCTCGCTGCCGCGCGCCGCGTGTACATCGAGGCCGGGGACATCGCGCGCCAGAGCGGCGCGATCGGTCAGGAGGCCGCGGCGGAGAACAATCTCGGCACTCTCGCCGAGACGGGCGGGGATCTGGGTGCCGCGCAGAGTCATTACGCGGCCGCCCTGGGCCTCGCGCGTCAGGCCGAGGATCCGTTGGTCGAAGCCGCGGCTCTGAACAACCTGGGTCTTCTCGCCCTGTCGGCCGGTGACCTGGCCCTGGCCTCGAATCGCTTCGAGGCGGCGCTGTCGATCGACCGATCCGAGGAGGATCGGGCGGGGGAAGCCACACGCTTGCGCAACCTGGGCGCGATGCACCGCCGCGCCGGGGACTCGGCCGCGGCGCTCGGATCGCTCGAGCAAGCCCACCAGATCGACCGGGAGCGCGAGGACGTGCCGGCGATCGCCCTCGACCTCGTCGGGCTCAGCGAGGTTCGGGCCGCGGGCGGGGCCGATCTCGCGCGGGCCGTCGGAGAGAGACGCCGGGCGCAGGACATCCATCGCTTCCTGCACGACGAGGCGGCAGTGCGCCACGACGGTGAGCGGATCGCCGAGTGGTGTCGTGGCCTCCCGACTCCGCCGGCGGACTGCAAAGCCGCCGAAAGATAG
- a CDS encoding MlaD family protein, whose product MAKDSERKREMIVGLFVLFGVGAAVFMVVMLGSEQRIFEDRFQLRAIFGNVSGMRVGAPVFVAGLSVGTVEQLRFVQPGEARRQDPGGPGAPPAEDRVSEIEVVIKIEERFRQQIRQDSIATVGSVGLLGDKSIEVSVGSASEPVVEPGAVLTTVDPLSLTDVLDEVQPMAKKLEQILGDISILTGQMSSDDSTLMTGLDSLSNILQKVDRGEGTIGALVNSSTTVDELDDLLGSGRDALSEIRDATQDLPPTMASVRQVAAEVEELSVSLRETAERFPAIAADLQVIVENLRLASQSLPTLSVQAEQGVRKASDVFDAAGKSILLRGNIPTAPARLPTGLSRSDPGLGESDGR is encoded by the coding sequence ATGGCAAAGGATAGCGAAAGAAAACGCGAGATGATCGTAGGCCTCTTCGTCCTCTTCGGAGTCGGGGCGGCCGTGTTCATGGTCGTGATGCTCGGCTCCGAGCAGAGGATCTTCGAGGACCGTTTCCAGCTTCGAGCGATCTTCGGCAACGTGAGCGGAATGCGCGTAGGCGCGCCGGTCTTCGTCGCCGGTCTATCTGTTGGCACGGTCGAGCAGCTTCGTTTCGTACAGCCCGGAGAAGCCCGGCGGCAGGATCCCGGTGGGCCCGGGGCACCGCCCGCCGAGGATCGCGTCTCCGAGATCGAAGTGGTGATCAAGATCGAAGAGCGCTTCCGACAACAGATCCGGCAAGACTCCATCGCGACGGTCGGTTCGGTCGGCCTCCTCGGTGACAAGTCGATCGAGGTCTCGGTGGGCAGCGCGTCGGAGCCCGTCGTCGAACCTGGGGCGGTACTCACGACGGTCGATCCCTTGTCGCTCACGGACGTCCTGGACGAAGTGCAGCCGATGGCGAAGAAACTCGAGCAGATCCTCGGCGACATCTCCATCCTGACCGGCCAGATGTCGAGCGATGACTCAACCCTCATGACGGGCCTAGACAGCCTCAGCAACATCCTTCAGAAGGTCGACCGGGGCGAGGGCACGATCGGAGCGCTCGTGAACTCGTCGACGACGGTGGATGAACTCGACGACCTTCTCGGCTCCGGGCGCGATGCGCTCTCGGAGATCCGCGATGCGACGCAGGATCTACCGCCCACGATGGCTTCGGTGAGACAGGTCGCCGCCGAGGTCGAGGAGCTTTCGGTCTCGCTCCGCGAGACCGCAGAGCGTTTCCCGGCGATCGCCGCGGACTTGCAGGTGATCGTCGAGAACCTGAGGCTGGCATCCCAGAGCTTGCCGACGCTGAGCGTGCAGGCGGAGCAGGGCGTTCGCAAGGCGAGCGACGTATTCGACGCCGCCGGAAAGAGCATCTTGCTGCGTGGCAACATTCCGACCGCGCCGGCGCGACTTCCGACGGGACTCAGCCGGAGCGATCCCGGCCTCGGAGAGTCCGATGGCCGCTAA
- a CDS encoding ABC transporter ATP-binding protein, whose product MKPELAIEVRGLAKSFDDNHVLRGLDLVVERGSTMVILGSSGSGKSVLVSMLVGLLTPDQGEVLVDGVDVARFSSAEQWHSIWMKTGFLFQGAALFDSMTVGENIGFPLKQHTDLDDAAIGERVSKVLSWIELDGIEDKMPSELSGGMQKRVGLARTIVLEPQVVIYDEPTTGLDPLTSDTISELILRLQKERDVTSIVVTHDVRCAFLVANRVAMLDEGRVLVEGTLDEIKDSAVPKVRAFLYG is encoded by the coding sequence GTGAAGCCGGAGCTCGCGATCGAGGTTCGTGGGCTTGCCAAGTCGTTCGACGACAACCACGTACTGCGTGGCCTCGACTTGGTGGTCGAGCGAGGAAGTACGATGGTCATCCTCGGGAGCAGTGGCTCGGGAAAGTCGGTTCTGGTCAGCATGCTGGTGGGGCTGCTCACGCCGGACCAGGGCGAGGTGCTCGTCGACGGTGTCGACGTAGCGCGTTTCTCGTCGGCCGAACAGTGGCATTCGATTTGGATGAAGACCGGCTTTCTGTTTCAGGGCGCGGCGCTCTTCGATTCGATGACCGTCGGCGAGAATATCGGCTTTCCGCTGAAACAGCACACGGACCTCGACGACGCGGCAATCGGCGAGCGGGTCTCCAAGGTGCTCTCGTGGATCGAGCTCGACGGCATCGAGGACAAGATGCCGAGTGAGCTCTCGGGCGGGATGCAAAAGAGGGTGGGGCTTGCTCGGACGATCGTTCTCGAGCCCCAGGTGGTGATCTACGACGAACCGACGACCGGCCTGGACCCGCTGACGTCTGACACGATCAGCGAACTGATCCTCCGCCTCCAGAAGGAGCGGGACGTCACGTCGATCGTCGTGACGCACGATGTGCGATGCGCGTTTCTGGTCGCGAATCGTGTCGCGATGCTCGATGAGGGGCGCGTGCTCGTCGAAGGCACGCTCGACGAGATCAAGGACAGCGCGGTGCCGAAAGTCCGGGCCTTCCTGTATGGGTGA
- a CDS encoding ABC transporter permease: protein MSETPDEERPSLITVAGRGVISLAVFVGGWLRFIGSSLRVSIRHGLPLRIVVQQVYEIGYRSLPLTAIAAFAIGLVMALQTMFLLKKFGVMQYVAVGVGLAMTRELGPVITALMVAGRAGSGISAELGSMRVTRQIDALRVLAVDPQRYLVGTRIAACVIALPLLTAVSDILGILGGALVATTLGGVTPEGYLETTLYYVTLSDVLTGLAKTVFFALIISGTAAYYGFHTEGGTSGVGRSTTATVVVSSLMIFVSDVFMTQLLVTVGY from the coding sequence ATGTCGGAAACCCCAGACGAAGAGCGCCCGTCGCTGATCACGGTGGCAGGGCGCGGAGTGATCAGCCTCGCCGTGTTCGTAGGAGGTTGGCTCCGTTTCATCGGTTCGAGCCTTCGGGTTTCGATCCGGCATGGTCTGCCGCTGCGGATCGTCGTCCAGCAGGTCTACGAGATAGGCTATCGGTCCCTGCCTCTGACGGCCATCGCCGCCTTCGCGATCGGGCTCGTCATGGCGCTCCAGACGATGTTCCTCCTCAAGAAGTTCGGTGTCATGCAGTACGTCGCCGTCGGCGTCGGCCTGGCGATGACCCGTGAGCTCGGGCCGGTCATCACGGCATTGATGGTCGCGGGTCGTGCCGGATCTGGGATCAGCGCGGAACTCGGGTCTATGCGGGTCACACGGCAGATCGATGCGCTTCGTGTGTTGGCGGTCGATCCCCAGCGCTACCTCGTCGGGACGCGCATTGCGGCGTGCGTCATCGCACTCCCGCTTCTCACCGCGGTTTCCGACATCCTTGGGATTCTCGGCGGGGCTCTCGTCGCGACCACTCTCGGCGGCGTCACTCCCGAGGGCTACCTCGAGACGACCCTCTACTACGTGACCCTCTCCGACGTACTGACTGGCCTCGCCAAGACGGTGTTCTTCGCGCTCATCATCTCGGGGACCGCGGCCTACTACGGGTTCCACACCGAGGGTGGAACGAGTGGGGTGGGACGTTCGACGACGGCGACGGTGGTGGTCTCGTCGCTCATGATCTTCGTCTCCGATGTATTCATGACTCAGCTCCTGGTGACCGTTGGCTACTAA
- a CDS encoding PBP1A family penicillin-binding protein, which produces MRRWRVKLGLWLLVCLGLGLFWLDRTVQTGFGVEHWRDPVRFYAAPQTISIGVAIEEAGILGEIAALDYREVKGEPVEPGTFRRTDDDLEIHLRPAPVSDAFGDRSPRRARLVLEEGRVLDIVDERDGRVAAIELEPRPLDGLYDAHWTGRRRMRLQDVPPVVVAAVLAAEDARFSHHFGLDFSSLLRAARENWRAGEVKQGGSTITQQLIKNHFLSQERTIWRKMREIPLALALERRYSKDEILEAYLASVYLGHDRLVGVHGLAEGAWVFFGKSVSDLTVGEGATMAGIIRAPNIYSPLRHPERALVRRNQVLSTMEALRWITPQEAAAARAEKGGLPQTRRAASEAYFVQHAVGELEDAGFAPAELSAGSDVFTTLDARLQDIVAEEVERASREIGGAQLAVVALDPLTGSLRALVGGRDYLESQYDRASRMRRPVGSMFKPFVALAAVADPESGVTPATRLLDAPIKVGSGRTEWVPRNHDGRFRGEVTLRETLADSLNVPTVRLAQQVGIERLAAFGERVGVSSRPLPRLPSIALGAFESSLLDVASAYTVFPGGGIRVEPFAIDSVKAPSGVVLYDVEPVETPMAEAAPTYVVHTMLEGVVDDGTAARLRASGLRGAFAGKTGTSTDQRDAWFVGYTPSLVLGVWVGFDDDRSLPGGGSKLAVPLWGAIARRAFAGAPPEPFRRPGEVEVVELDEATGLRASPECGPSVSEVFVAGTAPAESCRKWTAGNGQLSS; this is translated from the coding sequence GTGCGGCGTTGGCGCGTGAAGCTCGGCCTGTGGCTCCTCGTCTGCCTGGGACTTGGTTTGTTCTGGCTCGATCGAACCGTCCAGACGGGATTCGGCGTCGAGCACTGGCGCGACCCGGTCCGCTTCTACGCCGCTCCCCAGACGATCTCGATCGGTGTGGCGATCGAGGAGGCCGGAATCCTGGGCGAGATCGCCGCGCTCGACTACCGCGAGGTGAAGGGCGAGCCGGTAGAGCCGGGAACGTTTCGGCGGACCGACGACGATCTCGAGATTCATCTTCGGCCCGCCCCCGTGTCGGATGCCTTCGGAGACCGGAGCCCCAGACGAGCGCGCCTCGTGCTGGAGGAGGGCCGCGTTCTCGACATCGTCGACGAGCGCGATGGGCGCGTCGCGGCGATCGAGCTCGAACCCCGACCGCTCGACGGCTTGTACGATGCGCACTGGACCGGTCGTCGACGGATGCGGTTGCAGGACGTACCGCCGGTCGTCGTTGCCGCGGTGCTGGCGGCGGAAGATGCGCGCTTCTCGCATCACTTCGGTCTCGACTTCAGTTCGCTCCTGCGCGCCGCTCGCGAGAACTGGCGCGCCGGCGAGGTGAAGCAGGGCGGCAGTACGATCACGCAGCAGCTCATCAAAAACCACTTCCTGAGCCAGGAACGCACGATCTGGCGCAAGATGCGCGAGATCCCGCTCGCTTTGGCGTTGGAGCGCCGGTACTCGAAGGACGAGATCCTCGAGGCGTACCTCGCGAGCGTCTACCTCGGCCACGATCGCCTGGTCGGCGTGCACGGTCTCGCCGAGGGCGCGTGGGTCTTCTTCGGCAAGTCGGTCTCGGATCTGACTGTGGGCGAGGGGGCCACGATGGCCGGGATCATTCGAGCGCCGAACATCTACTCGCCGCTGCGCCACCCCGAACGGGCGCTCGTTCGCCGCAATCAGGTGTTGTCGACGATGGAGGCGCTCCGGTGGATTACGCCGCAAGAGGCGGCCGCCGCTCGGGCGGAGAAGGGCGGCTTGCCCCAGACGCGTCGTGCGGCGAGCGAGGCGTACTTCGTTCAGCACGCCGTCGGTGAGCTCGAGGACGCCGGATTCGCGCCCGCGGAGCTGTCCGCCGGCAGTGACGTGTTCACCACTCTCGATGCGCGGTTGCAGGACATCGTCGCCGAAGAGGTCGAGCGCGCGAGTCGAGAGATTGGCGGAGCGCAGCTCGCGGTCGTCGCACTCGATCCCCTCACCGGATCGCTGCGCGCACTGGTCGGCGGTCGGGACTACCTAGAGAGCCAGTACGACCGGGCGTCGCGAATGCGTCGCCCGGTGGGGTCGATGTTCAAGCCGTTCGTTGCGCTCGCAGCCGTGGCGGACCCGGAGAGTGGTGTCACGCCGGCGACGCGCCTCCTGGACGCGCCGATCAAGGTGGGCTCTGGCCGGACCGAGTGGGTGCCGCGCAACCACGACGGCCGCTTCCGCGGCGAAGTAACGTTGCGCGAGACGCTCGCAGACTCGTTGAACGTTCCGACCGTGCGTCTCGCGCAGCAGGTCGGCATCGAGCGACTCGCGGCGTTCGGCGAGCGGGTTGGTGTTTCGTCGCGCCCGCTGCCTCGTCTTCCGTCGATCGCGCTGGGTGCGTTCGAGTCCTCATTGCTCGACGTCGCATCGGCCTACACCGTTTTCCCGGGCGGCGGAATTCGCGTCGAGCCGTTCGCGATTGATTCGGTCAAGGCGCCGTCCGGCGTCGTGTTGTACGATGTCGAACCCGTGGAGACTCCGATGGCGGAGGCCGCCCCGACGTACGTCGTGCACACGATGCTCGAGGGCGTCGTCGACGATGGGACGGCTGCGCGGCTGCGCGCCAGTGGGCTCCGGGGGGCGTTCGCGGGGAAGACCGGGACCTCGACCGATCAGCGGGACGCGTGGTTCGTGGGGTATACGCCGTCGCTCGTCCTCGGAGTGTGGGTGGGTTTCGACGATGATCGCTCCCTGCCCGGAGGTGGCTCCAAGTTGGCCGTTCCCCTTTGGGGCGCCATTGCGAGGCGGGCCTTTGCCGGCGCGCCTCCCGAGCCGTTTCGTCGGCCCGGGGAGGTCGAGGTCGTCGAGCTGGACGAGGCGACCGGCCTGCGGGCGTCTCCGGAATGTGGGCCCAGCGTGTCTGAGGTATTCGTGGCCGGTACGGCGCCCGCCGAAAGCTGTCGCAAGTGGACGGCGGGCAACGGCCAGCTAAGTTCTTAG